One segment of Anopheles stephensi strain Indian chromosome 3, UCI_ANSTEP_V1.0, whole genome shotgun sequence DNA contains the following:
- the LOC118513354 gene encoding heat shock factor-binding protein 1: MADAKSEIDSDAEQNYSLNSNVDPKNMQELTIYVQNLLQNVQDKFQTMSDQIISRIDDMGTRIDDLEKSIADLMQQAGVEGQDK, encoded by the exons ATGGCCGATGCTAAGTCCGAAATCGACAGTGACGCTGAACAGAACTACTCGCTGAACAGCAATGTGGATCCCAAGAACATGCAGGAACTGACGATATAC GTTCAAAATCTGCTGCAGAACGTGCAGGACAAGTTCCAGACGATGTCGGATCAGATAATTTCCCGCATCGACGACATGGGCACAAGGATAGATGACCTTGAGAAAAGTATCGCCGATCTGATGCAGCAGGCGGGCGTCGAAGGGCAGGACAAGTAG